A window of the Parvularcula bermudensis HTCC2503 genome harbors these coding sequences:
- a CDS encoding chloride channel protein, translating into MSAPPLKRIRLWLRHSRRRAIGAASPTVWGVALILGVAVAYGVILFTLGVEALTRFTYGEGTTQLAQGARGLDPGRTFIVPVIGGILVGTMLWIAVRLGILRDIRCQGVAEVIEARASPPGYLSLRSGAVATVVSATALGCGASAGREGPLVAMGGSIATFFSQRLKIPAKDARTLLGCAAAAAVSAAFNAPIAGVLFALEVVLSNYALSIFGPVTLSSVSALVVTQLHFENTHRFEIPDYVTPGVGALPLGALLGILCGIVAWTFLQSAAKARRTALGLMRRRIPAPFMPMIAGLGMGTIGMFLPEVLGFGYEATSEAIQGSYSLKLLLLLLVAKLFATVLCLSCRFGTGVFSGGIYLGTITGAAFGTVLGAIFPEVAGYGATFFAMIGMGAVSGAIIGAPISTTLIVFEITGDYQMTATLMIAVGIASMIVQVLFGSSWFHYQLNHRGYDLSDGPQGIILKTIRVRDVMRAMPVDAAPLEKGAARLVATETLGEALAQMTDLGLDGMPVVPHEDSDKIIGTLTQIRALKTYNAALIESHIEHHR; encoded by the coding sequence ATGAGCGCTCCCCCCCTGAAACGCATTAGATTGTGGCTGCGCCACTCCCGGCGGCGGGCCATCGGCGCGGCCAGTCCCACGGTTTGGGGGGTGGCCCTGATCCTGGGGGTGGCGGTCGCCTATGGGGTCATTCTCTTCACCCTTGGCGTCGAGGCCTTGACCCGGTTCACCTATGGCGAAGGCACGACGCAATTGGCGCAAGGGGCAAGGGGGCTTGACCCTGGACGAACCTTCATTGTCCCGGTCATTGGCGGCATCCTTGTGGGGACGATGCTGTGGATCGCTGTCCGTCTCGGCATTTTAAGGGACATTAGGTGCCAAGGCGTCGCCGAGGTGATCGAGGCGCGGGCCAGCCCGCCAGGCTATCTGTCCTTGCGCTCGGGCGCGGTGGCGACGGTGGTCTCCGCCACCGCCCTTGGCTGTGGGGCAAGTGCCGGTCGGGAGGGGCCGCTTGTCGCCATGGGCGGTTCGATCGCGACCTTTTTTTCGCAGCGCCTCAAGATACCGGCGAAGGATGCGCGAACGCTGTTGGGATGTGCCGCGGCCGCGGCGGTGTCGGCGGCGTTCAACGCGCCGATCGCCGGGGTATTGTTCGCCCTCGAAGTGGTTTTGTCCAATTACGCCCTATCGATCTTCGGCCCCGTCACCCTTTCAAGCGTCTCGGCCCTGGTGGTAACGCAGCTCCATTTCGAGAACACCCATCGGTTTGAGATTCCGGACTATGTCACCCCGGGCGTGGGGGCGCTGCCCCTCGGCGCCCTGTTGGGGATCCTCTGCGGGATCGTGGCCTGGACGTTCCTGCAATCGGCGGCCAAGGCGCGGCGCACCGCCCTGGGCCTGATGCGGCGACGAATCCCCGCCCCCTTTATGCCGATGATCGCCGGGCTCGGCATGGGGACGATCGGCATGTTTTTGCCCGAAGTCTTGGGGTTTGGCTACGAAGCGACATCCGAGGCCATTCAGGGCAGCTATTCCCTCAAGCTCTTGCTCCTCCTTCTCGTGGCAAAGCTGTTCGCCACGGTCCTGTGCCTCTCCTGCCGCTTCGGGACGGGGGTCTTTTCGGGGGGCATCTATCTGGGCACGATCACCGGCGCCGCTTTTGGTACCGTCCTTGGCGCCATCTTTCCCGAGGTGGCGGGATATGGCGCGACCTTTTTTGCGATGATCGGCATGGGCGCCGTTTCCGGGGCGATCATCGGCGCGCCGATCTCCACCACCCTGATCGTCTTTGAGATCACCGGGGATTATCAGATGACCGCAACGCTGATGATTGCCGTGGGGATCGCCAGCATGATCGTCCAGGTCCTGTTTGGCTCGTCATGGTTCCATTACCAGCTCAACCATCGCGGCTATGACCTTTCCGATGGGCCGCAGGGGATCATCCTCAAAACCATCCGTGTGCGTGATGTGATGCGCGCCATGCCGGTCGATGCCGCCCCCCTGGAAAAGGGGGCAGCGCGGCTGGTCGCCACCGAAACCCTTGGCGAGGCCCTCGCCCAGATGACGGATCTGGGGCTCGACGGGATGCCGGTGGTGCCCCATGAGGACAGCGATAAAATCATCGGTACCCTGACGCAAATCAGGGCGCTCAAAACTTATAATGCGGCCCTGATTGAGAGCCATATAGAGCATCACCGCTGA
- the ftsH gene encoding ATP-dependent zinc metalloprotease FtsH, with translation MQGRNWMVWGVMVAVAVTLLYVFSNANPGANPQAISYSDFRNQVESGGVAMAEIEENKVSGVLQNSQRFVTNVPESADVAELLYEAGVPVTVNAPEQMPWVLAAIIQLLPILLIVGLLFMAVRQMQAGSGRAMGFGKSKAKLLTERHGRVTFDDVAGIDEAKEELEEIVEYLRDPMKFQRLGGKIPKGALLVGPPGTGKTLLARAIAGEANVPFFTISGSDFVEMFVGVGASRVRDMFEQAKKNAPCIIFIDEIDAVGRSRGAGLGGGNDEREQTLNQLLVEMDGFEANEGIILIAATNRPDVLDPALLRPGRFDRQVVVPNPDLVGREKILGVHIKKVPLGPDVNVRTIARGTPGFSGADLANLVNEAALLAARRGKRMVTWKEFEDAKDKIMMGAERRSTVMTEDEKALTAYHEAGHAIVALNVPKTDPVHKATIIPRGRALGMVMQLPERDRFSMSKIEMESRIAILMGGRVAEELKFGKENVTSGASSDIEHATKIAKAMVTQYGLSDELGPIAYAEDEGEVFLGQSIARSNSISPETARKIEHEIKRIIDEGYQSARRILGVDNHDDWIKLSEGLLEYETLTGEEIRRLLKGEKIVRDEPTDLGPPPSSVPTSGPGHQATPDGPLSGPEPQGA, from the coding sequence ATGCAAGGACGGAATTGGATGGTATGGGGGGTGATGGTCGCGGTGGCCGTGACGCTCCTCTACGTCTTTTCGAACGCCAATCCCGGCGCGAACCCGCAGGCCATTTCCTACAGCGATTTCCGCAATCAGGTCGAAAGCGGCGGCGTCGCGATGGCCGAGATCGAAGAAAACAAGGTCAGCGGCGTCCTGCAAAATAGTCAGCGCTTCGTCACCAATGTCCCCGAGAGCGCCGATGTGGCCGAGCTGCTTTACGAGGCCGGGGTCCCGGTGACGGTCAATGCGCCTGAGCAGATGCCGTGGGTTTTGGCGGCCATCATCCAATTACTTCCGATCCTGCTAATCGTTGGCTTGCTGTTCATGGCCGTACGGCAAATGCAGGCCGGCTCCGGCCGCGCCATGGGATTTGGGAAGTCCAAGGCGAAGCTCTTGACGGAGCGTCATGGCCGCGTGACCTTCGACGATGTTGCGGGGATCGATGAGGCGAAAGAAGAGCTCGAAGAGATCGTTGAGTATCTTCGCGATCCCATGAAATTCCAGCGCCTGGGCGGAAAGATCCCCAAAGGCGCACTGTTGGTCGGCCCTCCCGGTACCGGGAAGACTTTGCTGGCGCGGGCGATCGCGGGGGAGGCGAATGTGCCCTTCTTCACGATCTCCGGTTCGGACTTTGTGGAAATGTTCGTCGGCGTCGGCGCCAGCCGGGTGCGCGATATGTTTGAGCAGGCGAAGAAAAACGCGCCGTGCATTATCTTTATCGACGAAATCGATGCGGTCGGCAGATCCCGCGGGGCGGGCCTTGGCGGCGGTAATGATGAGCGAGAGCAGACCCTGAACCAGCTCTTGGTGGAGATGGACGGCTTTGAGGCGAATGAAGGCATTATTCTGATCGCCGCGACCAACCGGCCCGATGTCCTCGATCCGGCCCTGTTGCGGCCGGGCCGCTTCGACCGTCAGGTCGTGGTGCCCAATCCTGATCTCGTGGGGCGAGAGAAGATCCTTGGGGTTCACATCAAGAAGGTCCCCCTGGGCCCAGACGTCAATGTACGGACGATCGCGCGGGGGACCCCCGGATTTTCCGGGGCCGATCTGGCCAATCTGGTGAACGAAGCGGCCCTGTTGGCGGCGCGGCGCGGTAAGCGAATGGTCACCTGGAAAGAGTTTGAGGACGCCAAGGACAAGATCATGATGGGGGCGGAGCGTCGCTCGACCGTCATGACCGAGGACGAGAAGGCGTTGACCGCCTATCACGAGGCTGGTCACGCGATTGTCGCCCTCAATGTCCCGAAGACCGATCCGGTTCATAAGGCAACGATCATTCCGCGGGGCCGGGCCTTGGGGATGGTGATGCAGCTTCCCGAACGGGACCGCTTTTCGATGTCCAAGATCGAAATGGAAAGCCGGATCGCGATTTTGATGGGGGGGCGGGTCGCCGAAGAGCTGAAATTCGGCAAGGAAAACGTCACCTCCGGGGCGAGTTCCGATATCGAGCATGCCACCAAAATCGCCAAGGCGATGGTGACCCAATACGGACTGTCCGACGAATTGGGGCCGATCGCCTATGCCGAGGATGAGGGCGAGGTGTTCCTCGGACAGAGCATTGCTCGCTCCAACTCGATCAGCCCCGAGACGGCGCGGAAGATCGAGCATGAGATCAAACGCATCATCGACGAAGGCTATCAGTCGGCGCGGCGGATCCTCGGTGTCGACAACCATGACGATTGGATCAAGCTGTCCGAGGGGTTGCTGGAATACGAAACCCTGACCGGGGAGGAAATTCGGCGGCTGCTGAAGGGCGAGAAGATCGTCCGGGACGAGCCGACGGATCTGGGGCCGCCGCCGTCTTCGGTGCCGACGTCAGGACCTGGACATCAGGCGACTCCCGATGGGCCTCTCTCCGGTCCGGAGCCACAAGGTGCCTGA
- a CDS encoding tetratricopeptide repeat protein — protein sequence MRRSIFIRVIVGLSAASLSIAAASAQVRASAANDDRTQERLLRIERQLQDLQAVLYTSEPSPARSATGVPTPSLGSSGSAPAGDVSVRLMAIEQSLAEVTGRLEELSYRLNRQERRLAQLGGDDSAEGAFPAVPTDGESLGDSDVPVGGPVDLIGQTLREQEAQVVLPDDPAAAYDEAYAAVLAANYREAEAKLEAFVEKFPEAAQTADAKYLLGDVYLATGANGEAARIFLDHVRTYRDDPKAPEAYLKLGKSFSLLNRPEEACRVLTAGEQKFPDVEPRLAARYATEKEAANCG from the coding sequence GTGCGTCGTTCCATCTTTATTCGTGTCATTGTTGGTCTGTCGGCGGCCTCTCTGTCGATTGCCGCCGCGTCTGCCCAAGTCAGGGCCTCCGCGGCGAACGATGATCGGACCCAAGAGCGTCTTTTGCGGATCGAGCGTCAGTTGCAGGACTTGCAAGCCGTTCTTTATACGTCGGAACCATCGCCTGCGCGGTCGGCGACGGGGGTCCCGACACCGTCCCTCGGCTCCTCGGGCAGCGCCCCGGCCGGCGACGTGTCGGTCCGATTGATGGCGATCGAACAAAGCTTGGCTGAGGTGACCGGCCGGCTTGAGGAATTATCCTATCGCCTTAACCGGCAAGAGCGACGCCTGGCGCAGCTGGGCGGCGATGACAGTGCAGAAGGCGCGTTTCCGGCGGTGCCGACCGATGGAGAGAGTCTAGGGGACAGCGACGTGCCGGTCGGTGGGCCCGTCGATCTGATCGGCCAGACATTGCGTGAGCAAGAGGCCCAGGTGGTGCTGCCGGATGATCCGGCCGCCGCATATGACGAGGCCTATGCGGCGGTTCTGGCGGCAAATTATCGGGAGGCAGAGGCGAAGCTCGAAGCCTTTGTGGAAAAATTCCCCGAGGCGGCGCAAACCGCCGACGCGAAATACCTTCTCGGCGATGTTTACCTGGCAACCGGGGCCAATGGCGAAGCGGCGCGGATCTTTCTCGATCACGTCAGGACCTATCGCGATGATCCTAAGGCCCCCGAAGCCTATCTTAAGCTCGGCAAGTCCTTCTCGCTCCTCAATCGACCGGAGGAAGCCTGCCGTGTCCTCACCGCCGGAGAGCAGAAATTCCCCGATGTCGAGCCCCGGTTGGCGGCCCGCTACGCCACCGAGAAAGAGGCCGCCAACTGCGGGTAG
- a CDS encoding formyltransferase family protein, whose translation MTQRHDILLVCKREFGPALCDFIAQLHPKARANFASSRAAVETALDEAGGAPVRLITFLTDIIIPEALLIRAGLTGYNIHPGPPTYPGVAPTTFAIWDEATTFGVTAHELAPRVDEGAIVAVNTFPMPLGVSEYDLGDHAFAAALTLFRDIARHCASSASPLPRSGERWSGIKRTYRDLDRLKARFSSLSAGDRARLLRACADVVPTVTSRNRAA comes from the coding sequence ATGACCCAACGGCACGACATACTTTTGGTCTGCAAACGGGAATTTGGCCCCGCGCTGTGCGATTTCATCGCGCAGCTGCATCCTAAGGCCCGCGCGAATTTCGCGTCGAGTAGAGCCGCGGTCGAAACCGCATTGGATGAGGCCGGCGGGGCCCCGGTTCGGCTCATCACTTTTCTGACCGATATCATCATTCCCGAAGCGCTTCTGATCCGGGCGGGACTCACCGGCTACAATATTCATCCCGGTCCCCCGACCTATCCGGGGGTCGCGCCGACGACCTTCGCCATTTGGGACGAGGCCACGACCTTTGGGGTCACCGCCCATGAATTGGCCCCGCGGGTGGACGAAGGCGCGATCGTCGCGGTCAATACCTTCCCCATGCCCCTCGGCGTATCTGAATATGATCTCGGTGATCACGCCTTTGCCGCGGCGCTGACCCTATTCCGTGACATCGCGCGACATTGTGCCAGCTCGGCCTCTCCCCTGCCCCGCAGCGGCGAGCGGTGGTCGGGGATCAAGCGCACCTATCGCGATCTCGACCGTCTCAAGGCCCGCTTTTCGAGCCTTTCGGCGGGCGATCGCGCCCGTCTTCTCCGCGCCTGTGCCGATGTCGTCCCCACGGTCACCTCTCGCAATCGGGCGGCCTAG
- the tilS gene encoding tRNA lysidine(34) synthetase TilS, whose translation MHRLAATDQPLHAFTVDHGLRPSSREEADLVAAWCRARGLRHTTLTWARSDPARKGGGTLTAAARQARYKLLCQACEQHGLDRVATAHTADDQAETVFMRLRRGGGQGMAGMPRERLIAAGPGPAIRLLRPLLGVRRARLRAYAKTHDLPFVDDPSNADPRYERVRVRALLGALEEQGLLTVAALCEVAEATALADRRGDGRDLVQAYLTAEGLHSDGSVYLPLHLPADGTALGVAPLARVIAALGSAPPRWADVPPPASIVAPLTLSGVQIEPDPNGKGLWVFREPAALLGRRDGSRPLVPQPLKAGQHVLFDRRFIVTAPPDTPPGASLCPLGQLVPPSIALSTSARRRLATLPVICVGERVSHLPEGTGPTVSQGFARWKDGLGFLHANSEYEAKPIMLERFADSVIRF comes from the coding sequence CTGCACCGGCTCGCCGCGACCGACCAGCCGCTGCACGCCTTTACGGTCGATCACGGATTGCGGCCCTCTTCGCGGGAAGAGGCGGACCTTGTCGCGGCCTGGTGTCGGGCGCGTGGTCTTCGCCACACGACCCTGACATGGGCGCGGTCCGACCCGGCCCGTAAAGGCGGCGGCACGCTGACGGCGGCTGCCCGGCAGGCGCGCTACAAGCTCCTTTGTCAGGCCTGCGAGCAGCATGGCCTCGACAGGGTGGCAACGGCGCATACCGCCGATGATCAAGCCGAAACGGTGTTCATGCGCCTCCGCCGCGGCGGCGGGCAGGGCATGGCGGGGATGCCGAGGGAACGCTTGATTGCCGCCGGACCGGGCCCTGCCATCCGGCTCCTTCGCCCTTTACTGGGGGTCAGGCGGGCGCGCCTCAGGGCCTATGCCAAGACCCACGATTTGCCCTTCGTCGATGACCCCTCGAATGCCGATCCGCGCTATGAGCGGGTAAGGGTCCGCGCGCTGCTCGGGGCGCTCGAAGAGCAAGGATTATTGACCGTGGCGGCCCTATGCGAGGTTGCCGAGGCCACCGCCCTTGCCGACCGGCGTGGGGACGGCCGTGATCTCGTCCAAGCGTATCTTACCGCCGAGGGCCTGCACAGCGATGGGTCTGTCTATCTGCCGCTTCATCTGCCGGCGGACGGCACAGCCCTTGGGGTCGCCCCCCTTGCCCGCGTGATCGCCGCCCTTGGGTCCGCCCCCCCGCGATGGGCCGATGTGCCGCCCCCTGCCTCAATCGTCGCGCCCCTCACTCTCTCGGGGGTGCAGATCGAGCCGGATCCGAACGGCAAGGGCTTGTGGGTTTTTCGGGAACCCGCAGCGCTGCTCGGGCGACGGGACGGAAGCCGGCCCTTGGTGCCGCAGCCGCTAAAGGCAGGTCAGCACGTCCTCTTCGACCGCCGCTTCATTGTCACCGCGCCCCCCGACACGCCGCCGGGGGCCAGTCTTTGCCCCCTCGGTCAGCTCGTTCCCCCTTCTATTGCGCTTTCAACATCTGCACGGCGTCGGCTTGCGACGCTGCCGGTCATTTGCGTGGGGGAGCGGGTGAGCCATTTGCCTGAGGGCACGGGGCCGACCGTGTCGCAGGGGTTCGCCCGTTGGAAGGACGGCCTCGGCTTCCTACATGCAAATTCGGAATATGAGGCAAAACCGATTATGCTGGAGCGATTTGCTGACAGCGTTATCCGCTTCTAG
- a CDS encoding THUMP domain-containing class I SAM-dependent RNA methyltransferase: MPDTGPPSDDKGGPSGRPFSSRRAKAPKPASPTLFSPDPAGRFEIFLASVPGGEDILRQEALSLGFAHPRAVPGGVRFTGGWSHVWRANLASAVASRVLVRLAQFEAPDLKRLAHQLAAFPLSEVRSPLGPVRVEAQCAKSKIFHSGAAAQRLIEALDQHGVEAVEGGEPQSPDEVPVPRLMLRLDHDRATLSLDTTGTPLHRRGLKRDVGRAPMRETLASHFLHQAAWQPEEALLDPFCGSGTFLLEAAGRATGKLAGRGRRFAFEGLQSFAPDSFEEVAKATAERLAPQKTPALALWGSDLDPTTIAAAKANAARAALADQLHFEVRGISDVAPPPGLAAGLILTNPPYGERLGDPQALRHLYATFGKVLRERFGGWRVGVITSDERLAAATRLPFAAPFAPIPHGGMRIRLWMTESLA, from the coding sequence GTGCCTGACACCGGTCCCCCCTCCGATGACAAGGGCGGCCCAAGTGGTCGCCCTTTTTCGTCCCGTCGGGCGAAAGCGCCGAAACCGGCCTCGCCGACATTGTTCTCTCCTGATCCGGCCGGACGATTCGAGATTTTTCTCGCATCGGTGCCGGGCGGTGAAGACATCCTGCGGCAGGAGGCTCTTTCCCTTGGCTTTGCCCACCCCCGCGCGGTGCCGGGCGGGGTGCGGTTCACCGGCGGATGGTCCCATGTCTGGCGGGCCAATCTGGCCAGCGCCGTGGCCTCGCGGGTTCTGGTCCGTCTTGCCCAGTTCGAGGCCCCCGATCTCAAGCGGCTGGCCCACCAACTTGCCGCGTTTCCGCTTTCGGAGGTTCGATCCCCCCTCGGGCCGGTGAGGGTCGAGGCGCAATGCGCAAAGTCGAAGATTTTCCATTCGGGCGCCGCCGCTCAGCGGTTGATCGAAGCCCTCGATCAACATGGAGTCGAGGCGGTCGAAGGGGGGGAGCCCCAAAGCCCAGACGAGGTGCCGGTCCCGCGTCTCATGCTCCGTCTCGACCATGACCGGGCGACCCTCAGTCTCGATACGACCGGGACCCCGCTTCATCGTCGCGGGCTAAAGCGGGATGTCGGTCGGGCACCGATGCGGGAGACCCTCGCTTCCCACTTCCTTCATCAGGCCGCGTGGCAGCCGGAGGAGGCGCTGCTCGACCCGTTTTGCGGATCGGGGACGTTTCTTCTCGAAGCGGCCGGGCGCGCTACAGGCAAATTGGCCGGCCGTGGCCGTCGCTTCGCCTTTGAGGGACTGCAAAGTTTCGCCCCGGACTCGTTCGAGGAGGTCGCGAAAGCCACGGCGGAGCGCCTAGCCCCCCAAAAGACGCCCGCTCTGGCCCTATGGGGGAGTGATCTGGACCCCACCACCATCGCCGCCGCCAAGGCGAACGCGGCCCGGGCGGCGCTGGCCGATCAGCTTCATTTCGAGGTGCGGGGGATCAGCGACGTCGCGCCGCCACCGGGCCTTGCTGCTGGGCTGATCCTGACCAATCCCCCCTATGGGGAACGTCTGGGCGACCCCCAGGCCCTGCGTCATCTTTACGCCACCTTCGGTAAAGTCCTGCGGGAGCGGTTCGGCGGCTGGCGGGTGGGGGTGATCACCAGCGACGAACGGCTGGCGGCGGCAACCCGGCTCCCCTTTGCCGCGCCCTTCGCCCCCATTCCCCATGGCGGCATGCGCATTCGTCTGTGGATGACCGAGAGCCTGGCCTAG